In one window of Candidatus Poribacteria bacterium DNA:
- a CDS encoding phytanoyl-CoA dioxygenase family protein — translation MKPADYAFFKENGYVSLGKILSDAEVAHFVHSFDRDRTEVEDHWYRIGHYQTVNCDALLTSPEFDNVIRHPIVMDCLHTLMGNAPCFSEVCIRHMAPYDGELNRGWHRDGPRHWLEHPLRIGFMQLMLYLTDVNETTHCFSLSPESVDAEILETDEQLARGGIVDLYGPAGTAILFNIGVLHTATTRPTQAERKTVQVYYGHPNRRYLSEDSIIPVELWRDHPDPEARAFYGVLNDKTRDYLEHTASTGELSFEDTLAFLRELDVKHRKRPE, via the coding sequence ATGAAACCAGCGGATTATGCGTTTTTTAAAGAAAATGGCTATGTCTCACTCGGTAAGATTCTGAGCGATGCCGAGGTTGCGCATTTTGTTCATAGCTTTGACCGGGACCGCACTGAAGTTGAAGATCACTGGTATCGTATCGGACATTACCAGACCGTGAATTGCGATGCACTTCTGACTTCACCTGAATTCGACAATGTGATTCGGCATCCGATCGTCATGGATTGCCTACACACACTGATGGGCAATGCCCCATGCTTTTCAGAAGTCTGCATCCGGCACATGGCACCGTACGATGGTGAACTGAATCGCGGTTGGCATCGAGATGGTCCGAGGCACTGGCTTGAACATCCGTTGCGTATCGGGTTCATGCAGTTGATGCTATATCTGACCGATGTTAATGAAACGACGCACTGTTTCTCCTTATCACCGGAATCGGTGGACGCTGAAATTCTCGAAACAGACGAACAGTTGGCGCGTGGCGGAATTGTCGATTTGTACGGACCCGCTGGGACAGCCATACTCTTCAACATCGGTGTTTTACATACCGCCACGACCCGTCCTACGCAGGCGGAACGCAAGACGGTACAAGTCTATTACGGGCATCCGAACCGTCGGTACTTGAGCGAGGATTCAATCATACCTGTTGAACTTTGGCGAGATCATCCCGATCCTGAGGCGCGTGCCTTTTATGGTGTGCTCAACGACAAGACACGCGATTACCTCGAACACACGGCTTCAACGGGTGAACTGTCGTTTGAGGACACTTTGGCATTCCTTCGCGAACTGGATGTTAAGCACCGCAAGCGGCCGGAGTGA
- a CDS encoding PmoA family protein, whose product MTQNRSVIIKIEAGSVNRQNDLVRLRFKPKRYFPDWQEGTSALAMSITDADSHASGEDVPCQFEPTLRELTWQTGELPAETSAHYAIRQINEPSPKARYQIEQKPAHLLISADDALFARYNFLGVWKPYFWPINANHGTVVRGAGGEDHPHHTGLYLAYGGHGEGGSANIWSDWDEPPYGPCGKMLHQRFVRITEGNVYAEFVEDLIHVKGDGEVIMTETRTARVWYADDTRRFLEITHETTPPLDIGDRQFLCVARLNPSMGIPEEGHIENSEGQMSRTAVHHQRARWCDLGGTVGDGVAGIALFDHPENAEHPGFFGEIAVPEQMSILHHPPDELEDDRFRLRFGVYVHEGVTPEADVERYYQCYVNPVQAEVLKD is encoded by the coding sequence TTGACACAAAATCGAAGTGTAATCATCAAAATTGAAGCGGGTTCGGTCAATCGACAGAATGATCTCGTCCGCTTGCGTTTCAAGCCGAAACGTTACTTTCCCGATTGGCAAGAAGGAACCTCAGCACTTGCGATGTCCATAACTGATGCAGACAGTCATGCCTCCGGCGAGGATGTCCCATGTCAATTCGAGCCGACGCTACGTGAACTCACATGGCAGACAGGCGAACTTCCGGCGGAGACATCAGCACATTACGCGATCCGACAAATCAATGAGCCGTCACCAAAAGCCCGGTATCAAATCGAACAGAAACCCGCGCATCTGCTCATTTCTGCCGATGACGCGTTATTCGCACGATACAACTTTCTCGGTGTTTGGAAACCTTACTTTTGGCCCATCAATGCGAATCATGGGACTGTGGTCCGCGGGGCTGGTGGCGAGGACCATCCGCATCACACTGGACTTTATCTCGCCTATGGAGGGCACGGTGAAGGGGGGTCTGCGAACATCTGGTCTGATTGGGATGAGCCACCTTATGGACCCTGCGGGAAGATGTTGCATCAACGCTTTGTCCGAATCACTGAAGGGAATGTCTACGCTGAATTTGTCGAAGACCTGATCCATGTCAAGGGAGATGGTGAAGTTATCATGACAGAAACACGGACCGCTCGGGTATGGTATGCGGACGATACGCGACGGTTTCTGGAAATTACACACGAAACGACACCACCACTGGATATCGGTGATCGGCAATTCCTCTGCGTAGCACGCTTGAATCCGTCAATGGGTATCCCAGAGGAAGGGCACATTGAAAATTCTGAAGGACAGATGAGCAGAACAGCGGTGCATCACCAACGCGCACGGTGGTGCGATTTAGGTGGCACGGTGGGCGATGGCGTGGCTGGTATTGCCCTGTTCGATCACCCAGAAAACGCCGAACATCCGGGCTTTTTCGGAGAAATCGCTGTACCGGAACAGATGAGCATCCTCCACCATCCACCCGATGAGCTGGAAGATGACCGTTTCCGTCTGCGATTTGGAGTCTATGTCCACGAAGGTGTTACGCCAGAGGCAGATGTTGAACGGTATTATCAGTGCTACGTAAATCCAGTGCAGGCGGAAGTTTTGAAGGACTGA